The region TCTAAGCCTAATACTGAGTCTGAACTGAATTTCTTTGGGGATCTTATGAAAGTCACTTAAATTCTGAGTCTAAATTCTCCTCATCTCCAAATGAAGacaatggatttatttttgagaacTCTGAAAGTTACCAAAAATTAATCCCTAGAATTTCATTGTATTAGGGAAGAGGAATTTACTTTCAGATTTGTTCAGCTgatggttttgtttcatttcatttttgttttcattttgttttgtttcctctgtAGCAtaaggctggcctccaactcctaACCCCCCTTCCTCAATCTCTAGTGCTTGGGTACACTGCCATGCCTGACTATAGAATTttttggggccttgaactcagggtctgagcactgtccctggcttctttttctagcactctgccacttgagccacagcgccacttctggctgttttctggaatcgaacctagggcttcatgtatacgaggcaagcactcttgccactaggccatattcccagctgactGTAGAATTTTTAATAAGGAACATTCTACATAGAAATCAGTAGAATTAGTTTAGGGCTATTTAAGGGTATTTTAGCTGAAATAGAGGACAGTTATAATGAATTAACATTGGATCTTGTACATAATGGTCAACATGCTTATAGCATGCAAACTCAAGAAACTCAGAGCTGAGTGTGGAGTTGTGAAAGTTACTGTCTCCAAAACTCATTTCATCCTAGAAGACTCACTGTCTAAAAATAGGCATATTAACATTTTTGAGCTATCTTTAAGAGACATGTATTTTTGTAACTACTTACATAATCAAAAGGTGGTTACCCTCTAACTTCAGTGATGGTGAGgccagccattctttttttttttttttggccagtcctgggccttggactcaggggctgagcactgtccatggcttcttcccgctcaaggctagcactctgccaccggagccacagcgccccttctggccgttttccatatacgtggtgctggggaatcgaagctagggcttcatgtatgggaggcaagctctcttgccactaggccatatccccagcccctaggccaGCTATTCTTAAGTGTGGTATGGCTTGACTACCCTGAGTCATCAAAGGAATACTACTTATTGCACCGGGTGTGGGGCTATTGTTTCAGCATTGTTTACCTATGATTCTTTTAGTCTTATAAGTGATTTCtttaacagattaaaaagctgaaagaacTGCGTTCCATGCTCATGGAACAGGACCCTGATGTAGCTGTAACTGTGCGGAAGCTAGTGGTAATTTCGCTGATGGAGCTGTTTAAGGACATTACCCCTTCATATAAAATCCGGCCTCTCACAGAAGCAGAGAAATCTGCCAAGGTAATGTTAGGTCTAGTTATTGTAGAAAATATGCTGAAAACTTTGGAGACCTGAAGATGGGAAACTAGTGTGGCTTTGGTGTTTTtgtcttctgtttatttgtttgcttttgtttttcactgttttTCTTAGCAATGGACACATACCAGTTTATACCAGTTTTTGAGTTTCATGTTCTGGTTTCTTTAAAACCTTTTTGATTTTTTCAGATGCGCAAAGAAACCCAAAAGTTACGAGAATTTGAAGAAGGCCTGGTTAgccaatataaattttatttggaaaatctCGAGCAAATGGTTAAAGGTATGAGAAATATATTAAAGGAACACTAACAACCCTAATCACAAAGGTGAATTGTGTATTCTATGTGGTATAGTAAATTACAATGTGTGGAGTTGAGTCTGGACTCAGTCTTTGTCTACTGTTTACTACTTATATAATAGGCAAGTTACTTAATCTTCTGTTTCTCAGTTTTCCTGTCTGAAAAATGAGGTGGTAACTAGCACTTACCTTATTGAGTTATTATGAGAAGCAATTGAATTTAGAAATATGAAGCACTTAGAACTGCAACATATATGTGTAGCTACTGTAGTTTACCAGCTATTAATAGTGTTATTTATTTAAtagttcttatctatttatttttccttgatttgTGGTTcaggggattgaacttaggaccttgtgcatgctagataagcagtGTATCACTTAGCTGCAGTTGCAGCCCTTAGAGCTTTGTATACATTAGCActgaacaaaaaattaaaaatagcatgttacatacatctttaaaaaatgtaatcccCTTCCACAAACCaagtattgaattttattttaacaataaatTATACACACATGTTTATATATGTCCAAATTGTCATTTCAACATATACTTGATTTTCAAGATTAATGAAATGTTCTACTTTCTTATTGGGTTGGTCCAATGTTCAAATTCTCAGTTGCTAGTAGTCTCTCTATGTGACCATTCAGGTACAGGCTTTTTCTAAACAGACTGAGCTAACATGAAGTCTgctctttgtttttttggtgttttttttttttttttttgccactcctgggcttggactcagggcctgagcactgtccctggcttctttttgctcaaggctagcactctgccacttgagccacagcgccacttctggccattttctacatatgtggtgctggggaatccaacccagggcttcatgtatatgaggtaagcactcttgccactaggccatattcccagcccattttttttttcttggtagctTTTTAAATTGTGATTAAAATATGCATTTGCTTTCAAGAGAATGCTTTAAGAGTTAACCAGTGAGTAAAGTGAGACAACATTCATCTTTTCCTTAGACTGGAAGCAAAGGAAGCTGAAGAAAAGTAACGTGGTGTCCTTAAAGGCATACAGAGGACTTGCAGAAGTGGCCGTGAAGAGCCTGTGTGAGCTGTTGGTAGCACTGCCTCACTTTAACTTCCACAACAACATCATTGTACTGATTGTCCCTCTCATGAATGATGTGTCAAAATCGGTGGGTTACTGTATGTGATAACTGCTCTTGTTATACACTGTGTGaactctccccaccccagcccagttttttgctCCCATTAGTAAAATAGGATATCTTTATTCAATACTTTCTTAAAGAAAATTCTTCAAGTTTTCTTCATGTTGGAAGAGGAGGAAGTTTGTATCCTGAAGAACATGAGGCAATGTCTGCAGACAGTTCTGATTGTcttgtgtgtggtgtgcgtgtgtgggggggtgtggtggGGTCAGTGGTGAGGGCAAGGGTACCTTTCAACACCCCACAGAGCACAGGACAGCCCTCTCACAACACTTATCTATCTGACCTTAAACATCAGGAGTGCCAAGGTTGGGAACATTGGTTTagtgtaacattttatttttcagatatctgAAATGTGTTGTGAGGCTGTAAAGAAACTCTTCAAACAAGATAAATTAGGTCAAGCTTCTCTTGGTGTAATTAAAGTGATTTCTGGCTTTGTGAAGGGCAGAAATTATGATGTTAGGCCAGAGGTAAGCCTCTCTTTTCTTACTCTGCCTTTGTCTTTAAATTATAAGGTTCATTTCCAGTGTTCATGTGTAATTTATTCCTAAAGGAAGTATAAGAAATTCTAAATGAAAGTATTCAGCCTCAGTAAATGTAAGCCTGGAGTGTGTCTGGCCTTCTAGCTATGTGTCTGTATAAATATGTACTTACACTGTGAAAACTTCTGTACTGTGAGCTTACATGGGGTCTGTCTTCTTTGTAATGCCCAGCAACCTACTCCACTGTGGGTATATAGAGAACCCTAAGGAGGGTGTCTGAGTTACTTCTAGAGTTTTGCTGTTAGTGTTGGGGAGAATATTTTGGCCATATTGTTTTTTCATATTTTGTGAGTTACACTTCTGAACTGTTATGCAGGATCCAACAGAAATCTTACTTCAAACCTTGAGAgaggccaggtgctgctggctcattactataatcccagctactcaggaggctgagctctgaggatggcaggaaagcctatgagactcttttttttttttctttttctttttctttttttggtactggggattgaacccaggacattgtacttgctaggcaagtgctttgccactgagccacattccagccctatgagattcttaccaataaattaccaaaatgtcagaagtgcagctgtgtctcaagtggtagagcactagcaaaggaagttcatggacagtgcccaggccctgagttcaagccccaggactggcacgaaaCAAACTAATAATAATATCTTGAGAAAATGTCccaaattgttttctaaaacattttatcaCTTACGTTCCTGTTAGGGATATATGTATCATTTCCTTTGTGTGCCACAAGCTGACTATTAATATTTACTCTGTCATCTGTCTTTACACATATGTTGCATattgtgttcatttttatatgtttattagtAAGGTTTTGCTCCCTTCATTTCATTTACTGCTTAGTTGAATGGTACTTGTTTATATTATTTGCCAGATTTTCTCATCGAATATTTCTTTCTTGACAACctctgataattttttaaatattcatttcagtAAGTTTGATAATTGCCAGGCACCGCTTTAGGTTCTGGATCTACTCTAGATTAAAACTGTACTACAAAATAAGAATATTAAACCTTTGTGACATAGGATacaccaattttttttcttagttaagCTATTTTCTGTGTTTTGGTATCTTATCTGCAAGTGGTGTCTGCTCTTCCTTATATTCCTGAAGCAACAAAGTTTTTTGTAGTTAGCTAATACACATGTTCTTTTATAGACATCATAAGTAACTGAATGTGATCAGCAGAAGGATATAAGAACTTTGTATAAATGTGCTAAAAGATGATTCAACGTGTTTTTGCATGAATGAAGAAATAACATTGTAAAGTATTAATCTTTTGATACAGAGTTTTAAAGTCAGTGTAAGTGTTAAGTTGTATATTTGTATTCTTTCAATATTagatattaaaaacatttttgtgcCTAAGAATTAAAGAAGTGGAAGTAAAAAAAGACACAGAGGacataaataaaccaaaaaagtTCATGACTttcaaggaaaagagaaagacactATCAAGAatgcaaagaaaggttggatttattttcttttttgttttaagtattCTGTTTTATTTGATCTTAGACGAAAATCATTCTAGGCATAGATAAATAATAGTTAAGAAAGGAgttattttggggggtgggggtgggggtagggaggatGGACAGTGTCTTACTATGTATCTGTtgctggcctccaactcatgaTTCTCCCCCCCCTCAGCCTTCCTGGAGCTGGGATAACAGTATGTGCTATGACATCTGGCTTTAAATCACAGTAAAATCCTAAAAATTTTGAAAtctggtggcacatacctatagcCCTGGCTACTCAGTTGCCCAGGAGTTTGAGGCTAGattgtgagactctgtctcagaaaagaaacaaattttgaaatctaacatttagaaattttaatttttctcagttAATGTAAAAAATTacatatctgtatctatctatgtatatatatatatacacacacgtaatTAAATCAGTTTGAACTGACAACTATTGATAGTGTCTATCCTATAGAGTCATTTTATAGTTTAAATGAAATAGGGCTGAAAAcagggctcaagtgattgagcacttggcaagtgcaaggccctgtgttcaaacccctgtacctcCAAAGAGTTGGGGGCATACATATGAAACATACAGCATTCATAACCCTTGGCAAGCTTCATAAACATTGTTACCACCACTTCCATGGTTAATAACATTAGTATAATGATTATTTCTCAAAGCATTTATAAGCCATTTATTAGGATTATGAAGTTGTCTATAATAAGGAAGCAGAAAACAACTTCCAGGTACAGCTGTCTCTGAATGAGTCTGATACTGTATCTCATTTCAATATTGTATATAGGACAGGGAATGATGGtacatttctgtaatcccaggcACTTAGAAGATGGAAATGACAacatagtttgaggccaacccaggaaaAGGTTAGcgagaccctatttcaaagagTAATTGTATATATTGTGgtagttagctaggattacataggaATTCCTGCATAGGAATAAGGAAGGAGAATAGCAGTTCTAGGCTGTCATGGGCAAAAAGCACAAAATAGGTACGGCAAAAGTGGTTGGGATCATGACTTAAATGGTAAAGGTGCTTTCTTGGTATTCAGCATGAAGCTAAGTTCAAAAACTtgagtaccaccaccaaaaaaacacaTCAGTGTAAGAGTAGGAATCCTTTTTTGGCTCTCTCTACAGTCTAATCCTGCCTTTTATCCCAGAAGTCAACCACTGCTTAAATTTGCATTCACAGATGATCTGTGTTCTGATTGTTTTATAAGTTGATCTTCTGCTTTGTTCACTCAGTGGTATGTTCACTTTTCCCCTTCTATTTCAGTGGAAGAAAGCGGAGGAGAAACTAGAGCGAGAGCTTCGGGAGGCAGAAGCATCAGAGAGTACTGAGAAGAAACTGAAACTGGTAGGCAGTTCCCATTCCCATTGCTTTCTAAGTGTTGTGTTAGatgattttaaaagatttaatatGTGGCTTAGATACAAAACAGGATGATGTGGTTGGTGCTGGTTTTATGAAATCACAAGATATGTGTTCATTATATTTTGTTCAGTGTTCCATTAGATTGCattgggagggatgggaagggaaataaGATTTAGTGTTGAAAGTTGAAGTTATGCTGCCTCAGTGAAATCACACCCGAAGTGATGCTGTCTGTTTCCTCTGCCAGCACACAGAGACTTTGAATATGGTATTTGTAACCTACTTCAGAATACTGAAGAAGGCCCAGCGGTCACCTCTCCTGCCTGCAGTTCTGGAAGGTCTTGCCAAGTAAGGGCTGTGTAGGTCAAAGCCTTTCAGATTCTTCCTAAATTCAGAAAATCAAAGTAACCATGAATTTTAACAGTGGTTCGCAATGTATCATCATTCttgttccctctctccttctcatcCCCCTAAAGAGTCCCATAGTTAGAATCATGTTCCACAAATGTGCatttatgcatttatgtatatatgtatgtttatgtatgtatttgtttgtggtcttttgggtctAGTTCCCACATAAATGAAACACGGTAACTGGCTTTTGAACTTATCTTGGTCAAAATGATGACCTCccattccatccattttcttgcaaatggcatgattttcatttttctttatggctatgtAATAATAGTCCATGGTATGtattccatattttctttattcattcatctgttgtTCAGCACCTTGGCTGTTGAGCAGCTCTGCAAAAAAACAGATGGAGGTGTCTTTCTTATATTTTGATTTACACTCCTTTGGATATATACTCAGTAGTGGTATGGCAGGGTCAtaaggaaggtctatgtttagccttttcaggaacctccatactaattTCCATAATGGATGCAgtaatttacatttttatcatcAGTGTGTAAGGATTCCTCTCTCCTCATCTTCCTTCATCAgcacttgtttgttttcttgatggttgccagtctgactggggtgagatagaaccTTACATATTCTGCAAACAAACCACTGAGCTTCACTCCCTGCCTTAGATCCAGCTTCTTACAAGTAGCAGAAATCTCTTTCTCTTGCATGCTCCATTTTCCTAGAAGCTGAGGCTGCTGGCCCTTTTATGACCTAACATGACTATTAGAAACATAGTGGGCTTTGCTCAGAGAAGTTGTTTATTTTTAGCAATTTCTTTATCAGAACagaagtatttaaaaattttaatccaTTGCTTAGTGCTCATATATCCCTTCCAGGTGAAATATCCAGCAGTGtgtgaattatttaaaaaggcaACCTGAAATGTATGAAAAGTGTTAATAATCTCTATTAACtaagttgttttgtttgcttctaGGTTTGCTCATCTTATAAATGTGGAGTTTTTTGATGATTTGTTAGTAGTTCTTCACACTCTCATTGAGTCTGGTGTAAGTTACTATTAACATATATAAATGGTGATTATgagtctttttgtcttgttttgtttggggctgtactagggatggaactcagggtttcatactTGCTAAACAGGAGCTCTACAGCTTCTGCTATATCTCCAgctatttttgctgttgttgtttttgagatagcatctcactCATTGTTTGGGCTAGCCAGAATTGAGATCCACCTGTTTGTACTTTTCACCAAAGCTAGGGTGACAGACACATAGCACTCACTACAcactcagccttttctgttaagatggagtcttgaaaactttttgcTTAGAACTACAGTCCTTATCTTTgtttcctgattagctaagaaCTGCAGTCCTTCTCAGTTGCAGTCCTtatgatctctgcttcctaattAGCTAAGACTAtctgtgagccagcagcacctggctaattaccattcttaatttttttttaaggaattaagCTATCAAGAAAGCCTTCACTGTGTCCAGACTGcttttcatattctttctggacaaGGTaagatatttcctttaaaaaaaaaacacattttaaacatcgttattgtaatggtgatatgcagagaggttaacagttacataaatcagataaagagtatatttcttttctaacagtgttaccctctcccttattctctcctagttttttcttcctgtttccatcCACAAGTTGCGTAGTTCATTTtcgacatagtgtctagtgattatcactgctacattttttcaccttttgtcccattcTGTGCCTTGCCTTACCCTTCCCAAAACAGATAATTGAACAagtgagacaaaaggaaaagaaaacaaaaacaacaaaggaaccctcttgtttccatttcctggagtttatttcaataaatatgtgaTCAGATGTGtaaaggcattgtgcctttgttttcatctaagaatatcctcctttggtctcactggttgtgaatgcctagagatctgtgtaatttatcatgttccagtgggtttttttttaaccatctattgtgtttatttgtatgtagatttataggcacattctacttaCCACAAATGAGCAAATCCATGCagcctgtttctttggttctggcttacttcatttaataaaattttttcgaagtatttctgttttcttactaatggtacaatatcattctttctgataaatgaGTAGAATatcattgtatgtatatatacatacacacacacacatacgcacacacacacacaccccacattttcttgatccattcatccattgagagccatctgggctgattccatatcttggctatggtaaataatgttgcagtgaacatggttgtgctagtactttagtgtggccttgtttgtgatctattagataaatgccaaggagtggaattgttctatgtttagtctaagatatctttttttttaatttatttttttagtaattaaaaaattttttttgacatggcctgggctctgtccctgagcatctttgtactcaagtctagcactctaccacttgagccatagcactacatccagctttttctgtttatgtgattctgaggagtagaacccagggcttcatgaatgctaggcaagcaagcactctaccactaagccagattcccagctcaagatatatatatatatttttttcttttgtggctaatcctggggcttggactcaggcactgtccctggcttctttttgctcaaggctagcactctgccccttgagccacagcaccacttctgttcttttctatatatgtggtgctgagaaattgaacccagggcttcatgccactaggccatattcccagccccattcaagatattttcttaatcaacttttttttgctttgtctttGAAGGTTACAACTTATATCATTCTGTTTGTTTCATTTCAAAGGTGACGTTTTAAATATTGATCCAATGAAATTTTATACACACCTGTACAAAACACTGTTCAAGTTACATGCAGGTATGTATGGTTAATATTTTCATAATGCATATTTATCTTCTATGAATGTTATGCCTAGAATTATAGGCAATGAGAACTGGGAACTGGTACATAAAATGCTGGGCTACTAAGTGCTGGGCATCTGTATTTCACTTTATGTAAGACTTGGAGAGTGTGAGTTCTTGGAGTTGACTGGGAATTTAGTAAATATAGCCCACCGTATCTCTGAATAGCATATCACTAGTATATTGTTTAGGAACGTGGGTTGGTTTTCTCCTGGAGTTCAGGGAAGTTACATATGGAGAAGCAGCAAGAAAAGCCCTGACGGGATGTGTGTGGTATTTCAGGTGCAACCAATGAAGGTGTTGAGATTGTTCTCCAGTGCCTGGATGTCATGCTTACCAAGCGCAGAAAGCAGGTATCTCAGCAGCGAGCTCTGGCCTTCATCAAGCGCCTCTGCACACTTGCTCTTCAGGTTCTTCCAAACTCGAGCATTGGCATTTTAGCCACTGCCAGAACACTAATGCATGTAAGTAGTGATCTCAGTAGAGAGCTGAGTTGTTAGGGTGTAGTGGTATTTTGCCAACATGCTCTGGAGGTAACCACTTGTGCCATTTGGTGGAGattctcaggaagttgagatctgaggatcgcagttctgaagccagcccaggcagaaaagtacccttgagattcttatctccagttaaccactcaaaaaactgaagtggtgctgtggctcaagtggtagagcactaaccttgtgcacaaagaggctcaaggacaggtcccaggccctgagttcaagccccacaataaacaaaaacaaacacccaaaCTAGACATTATGTCCCTTATTATGAccattaaatttaaatgaaatgcaGGTACAGACCAATAACATTCTTCAAATTAATGTGACAATTTTGCAGACTTTCCCAAAAGCAGACCTGTTGCTGGACAGTGACTCCCAGGGAAGTGGGGTGTTCCTCCCGGAGTTGGATGAGCCGGAGTACTGTAATGCACAGAACACAGCCCTGTGGGAGCTGCATGCGCTGCGGGTGAGGGCAGCCCTTCATTCTTACAATCCCCGTTTTTGTGCTTTTGTCTCATACTTATGTTTCTAAGGTACTTTTGTGTTGGGGTGCCTTTTTTGGAATTCCTGGTTTAGTATTGCTACATTTTACTTTTACCTTTTGAATgcgggaggtggtggtggtatttgttGACAACGCGGGAGATGGTGGTGGTATTTGTTGACTCATCCTGACCCTATTCAGAATGTAAAGAGGATTTTTGTGGGTCTTGTTTGTTTGGATCTTACGGAAGGAGACTGCAGTATGTTCTGTTTCAAGGTGGCATCGGCCGAATCCTGCAGTGTAGACAGCATTAGAATGAGCCTAGAGGGAAGCAGGAGCATTGGGCAACCTGCTGTCCATGTTTGTCACTCATacaaattgttactataaagcaAGACTAACTTGGCCATCAAACACAATTGTGTTTTAATCCTGTGGGCACAGTTAAATATTCTGTTTGTAAGTACATAGTTCTAATGTGttccatatacatacatacttctGTAAATCAGATGTACTTTCACTAAAGAAAATGTTTGCTGTAGTTGGTGTTTTCTAAAGTACTGAGCTATGCGCAATCTTGTCCTGCTTCCTCCTCAGAGGCATTACCATCCCATAGTGCAGAGGTTTGCAGCCCACCTCATCGCCGGAGCCCCTTCAGAGGGCTCCGAAGCACTCAAGCCAGAATTGAGCCGAAGGTAATATTTAGCaagttctgtgttgttttttttttattattatatgatGGTCAGTATTCTTCTTGGTTTTATTTGCCAGGGATTTATCCGGAATCTTGCCTCATTCTAAACCCAGGTGCTAAGGATAGAGTTGTACAATACCGATTTGTTTACCTAGCAAGTTCAAgcttgattctcagcaccacaggaaTTAAATCCTAGAAAATTCAATTTGTAGCCATTTCCTTTGAGAAGTCAGTTTTATAAAGCACTAGATTATAGAATGAAAGTACTGTATTATGAATGTACTAGGTTATAAAATGTAGAATATACATGGGTGTCTATCTACATTTGGTCTAACTTCATACTCCTGAATTGTTCTATGGAATAAACCTGATGGCTGCACTTTTATTAAGTTTTAGGTAATCactgaaaactattttttaatgccagtccttgaactcaaggcctaggttctgttcctcagcttttttgctcaagactagcactaccacttgagccacagttccatttctggctttttgctgattaattggagataaaagccccatggatggctgggaatgtagcttagtggtagagtgtttgcctagcatgcatgaagccctgggttcgattcctcagtaccacataaacagaaaaaaaagaaagtcccatggatttttctacc is a window of Perognathus longimembris pacificus isolate PPM17 chromosome 2, ASM2315922v1, whole genome shotgun sequence DNA encoding:
- the Noc3l gene encoding nucleolar complex protein 3 homolog, which encodes MKARRNKKQVPSFRKLLKTSKVKLENKLKNKQFKQQSTLKKYRKEQRKLRQAVKDAVSKKPIPLEDPKGKRPVKKIEREEEEEEEALPLDMMDEDDLQLMKDLGQRASFLTRDLSSSEPIHAKKQKKEHVIDKYEKIPRTLKTEPEKELIHLLPIKDKSGIIPQTREKPAIDINKDEEDQEEEMEDEEEIAEEPIRELTVEEHLIERRKKLQEKKIHIATLASAILSDPESNIKKLKELRSMLMEQDPDVAVTVRKLVVISLMELFKDITPSYKIRPLTEAEKSAKMRKETQKLREFEEGLVSQYKFYLENLEQMVKDWKQRKLKKSNVVSLKAYRGLAEVAVKSLCELLVALPHFNFHNNIIVLIVPLMNDVSKSISEMCCEAVKKLFKQDKLGQASLGVIKVISGFVKGRNYDVRPEILKTFLCLRIKEVEVKKDTEDINKPKKFMTFKEKRKTLSRMQRKWKKAEEKLERELREAEASESTEKKLKLHTETLNMVFVTYFRILKKAQRSPLLPAVLEGLAKFAHLINVEFFDDLLVVLHTLIESGELSYQESLHCVQTAFHILSGQGDVLNIDPMKFYTHLYKTLFKLHAGATNEGVEIVLQCLDVMLTKRRKQVSQQRALAFIKRLCTLALQVLPNSSIGILATARTLMHTFPKADLLLDSDSQGSGVFLPELDEPEYCNAQNTALWELHALRRHYHPIVQRFAAHLIAGAPSEGSEALKPELSRRSAVELFEAYSMTAMTFNPPVESSNSKKKDKILQGDSFVNEDLNQLVKKYCNEVATPSSLDFTKYLKTSLR